The following coding sequences are from one Venturia canescens isolate UGA chromosome 5, ASM1945775v1, whole genome shotgun sequence window:
- the Dscam3 gene encoding Down syndrome cell adhesion molecule-like protein Dscam2 isoform X1 produces MDLTSLLLLLTAACNCVAVLGQQGPVFVLEPPSTLVFSNTTGSQLSCSAHGSPTPHVTWITSPDQRSVTAVPGLRQLLGNGTLYFPPFLAQDFRAEVHNARYRCRATSSVGTVLSREVTLRAVLTVPGYDVRVDRSPVVEGCNAVLSCTAREDVKEHLTVTSWFRDDAILLPGSTDTGGRFVVTSQGDLHIRAARAEDGRATYSCLTLHALTGERRRSEPATLTVTEPNGSMPPRLMQRSQIALSAERGSDVHLTCSAQGSPPPQFTWYRDRNGHPIPVESFGNIQLWGDLMQIRRVDAQDAGRYICRASNQFGEQRAETHLSVTLKLNARIQPRLQIVNSGESATMNCTVEGYPVESVEWLHDGVPVLTAQDTRIRLLAPLVLIVGSVGRRDKGMYQCLVRSDKENAQATAELKLGDTVPELQYTFIEQALRPGPPVSLRCSATGSPPPSFTWLLDGEPLSEIAAGHRYAIGQYVDQSGDVISHLNITSASAEDGGLYACVARNTLAAVEHKARLNIYGAPYIRSIGPVRAIAGVDTAIACPYSGYPITSVEWSRGGIELPLDMRHRVDNEGYLTIATVDPNDNGTYTCTVRARSGETASRDIRLTVSSPPVMSPFGFPPNLQEGSRAQVTCSITSGDLPIYFSWLKDGKPLPSSLQIEERGAEFFSVLVFKELLSRHSGKYTCVATNNAAKVNHTAELLVKVPPQWIFEPQDVASLLGNPLNVHCEAKGFPPPRITWLRGRGRTSNDYQPLIDGLDGRITILPNGSLWTASAGPQDEGHYLCRANNGIGLGLSKVIYVSVNEPARFELQSKNVTIRRGESVTLDCTVIGDNPIEVQWLHNNDRLDTNAHRLSISQVKTDNGLKSQLSIGSSDRQDSGTYRCTADNAFGRSEHLVYLAVQERPDPPTALEVIEIGSRSIRLSWRRSFDGNSPIRNYVIQYRAMIHGGVDEWDPSKTHNVTFTPGSSGLAASANPTSNGVPRYDSNGDDQEIALVSGLHPAVTYTFRIFAINSIDASEPTDPVVAKTQEEAPTDPPQNVKVQSAGPGELIVHWQPPPKESCNGDLLGYIVTWSEYSSSTSAGVNQSKSLTVNGWATTKVQLTGLRKFTKYDISIRAFNSIASGPASPSIVGTTQEGVPEAPPTQVTCTPLSSQSVKVAWSAPPAHLHGGIIQGYKVSYRPVPTDNMEISTVGDIKRISNEETFLHTLYKYTNYSIRVLAYTGAGDGVLSPPIFCTTEEDVPGPPAGIKALALTADSILVSWLPPLQPNGQVSQYTVYSKEAGASRHNSHTMHEPPTLPTDTLTMELRGLTERQLYEFWVSATTGLGEGEPTPIVTQTTNTRAPARVASFSQLLRRAVKSSVTLSCLVVGNPTPQPIWTHRNSQISTGRHYEITDDGHLNIHGLEQSIAGNYTCSASNLFGDDSITYTLVVVMPPRAPVLELQYTTTHSIKFRWNHPENGGATIQGYVLSYKKDQGGWEEIALSPEQTEFTLSGLKCGSSYLAHLTAHNRVGTGDPSPLISATTKGTAPPLPKEREIVAVNSTSVRLNLLSWPNGGCPIQYYTVEYRRRINTEPWILVASKATENLIIRDLKPAAWYSLRLTAHNDAGATQTKMEFGTTTLSGISIGPPNDLIMDDDTVRNPPNHKILYVIVPLVCAIVLIFSAVIVGYVMLKRNGRTSYLAEMMPGQQQQAGLGIGQQAQHQSHHHMSSCMSTVQLKSTAERDNRRNHQVYTSSPVKQDNHKSNNDHGSEMYEISPYATFSVPGRENRSVTTATLDYTMQFKTFGHLENEDINTIDYERSSVDFERSKTPRWHKQRYFPSIAEAESKMRSSRQGSGSDTSGSPCGECAGPSYRVPVKPCRDVFSRGVESSTESNNEGSPSLGRRRSRQPSRSTRSSVEDMTLLPPSGFSDSRELSEAECDRDSRDWQSLSIATRHGGSLGRLPIEAVETMLARYQQRKEQERQEFTIHV; encoded by the exons caGCTTGTAATTGCGTAGCGGTTCTTGGTCAGCAAGGTCCTGTATTCGTTCTCGAGCCACCGAGTACTCTCGTCTTCTCAAACACGACTGGTTCCCAGCTTAGCTGTTCCGCCCATGGAAGTCCAACGCCCCACGTTACTTGGATCACCAGCCCCGATCAGAGATCCGTCACAGCCGTTCCCGGCCTCAG GCAGCTACTGGGCAACGGTACTCTCTATTTTCCACCGTTTCTAGCCCAGGACTTCCGGGCCGAAGTACACAACGCGAGATATCGATGCCGAGCAACGAGTTCCGTTGGCACGGTGCTATCGCGCGAAGTCACCCTCCGAGCTG TGCTTACGGTGCCCGGTTACGACGTAAGGGTAGACAGATCGCCGGTCGTCGAGGGCTGTAACGCAGTTTTATCTTGCACAGCCCGAGAAGACGTTAAGGAACATCTCACAGTCACTTCCTGGTTTCGGGATGACGCCATTTTGCTACCAGGCAGCACGGATACGG GCGGCAGATTCGTAGTGACGTCACAAGGTGATCTCCATATCAGAGCAGCAAGAGCGGAAGATGGAAGAGCAACTTATTCCTGCCTTACGCTCCACGCACTTACAGGCGAGAGGCGAAGAAGCGAACCTGCCACTCTGACCGTCACAG AACCCAATGGCTCCATGCCACCGAGATTGATGCAACGCTCACAAATTGCATTGTCAGCCGAAAGAGGCTCGGACGTTCATCTGACGTGCTCGGCTCAGGGAAGTCCGCCGCCCCAATTCACGTGGTATCGGGATAGAAATG GACACCCGATACCTGTGGAGTCCTTTGGGAATATTCAGCTTTGGGGCGATCTGATGCAAATTCGTCGAGTCGACGCCCAGGATGCTGGAAGGTACATTTGCCGTGCGAGCAATCAGTTTGGCGAGCAACGAGCCGAGACTCATCTCTCCGTTACGTTGAAACTAAATGCTCGTATACAGCCAAGATTGCAG ATCGTTAACTCCGGTGAATCAGCCACAATGAACTGTACCGTGGAGGGGTATCCGGTCGAAAGCGTCGAGTGGCTTCACGACGGTGTGCCTGTTCTTACTGCACAAGACACGAGAATAAGACTTTTGGCACCACTCGTTCTTATCGTTGGTTCTGTCGGACGCAGGGACAAGGGAATGTACCAATGTTTGGTCCGAAGCGATAAAGAAAATGCTCAAGCAACGGCCGAGCTCAAATTGGGCG ACACCGTTCCAGAACTCCAGTACACTTTTATAGAGCAGGCTTTGCGACCGGGTCCACCTGTGTCTTTGAGATGTTCAGCGACGGGATCTCCGCCTCCCTCGTTTACGTGGCTACTGGATGGAGAGCCTCTGAGCGAAATAGCTGCTGGGCACAG ATACGCGATTGGCCAATACGTCGATCAGTCCGGTGACGTGATAAGCCACTTGAACATAACATCCGCAAGTGCTGAGGACGGTGGCCTCTATGCCTGCGTCGCGAGGAATACTCTCGCTGCTGTCGAACACAAAGCTAGACTCAATATCTATG GTGCACCGTACATCAGGTCTATTGGTCCGGTAAGAGCGATAGCCGGTGTGGATACTGCGATAGCGTGTCCTTACTCGGGATATCCGATAACGTCGGTCGAATGGTCGAGAGGTGGTATAGAACTACCCCTTGACATGAGACATCGGGTGGATAACGAGGGCTACCTCACCATAGCGACCGTCGATCCGAACGACAATGGAACTTACACGTGCACCGTTAGAGCAAGATCGGGGGAAACTGCTAGTCGAGATATAAGACTCACAGTGAGCA GTCCACCGGTTATGAGTCCATTCGGGTTTCCACCGAATCTGCAAGAAGGCAGCCGCGCTCAAGTGACCTGCAGCATCACTTCGGGTGATcttccaatttatttttcctggcTCAAGGACGGAAAACCATTGCCATCGTCTCTCCAA attgAGGAACGTGGCGCAGAATTTTTCAGTGTTTTAGTATTCAAAGAACTGTTGTCACGTCACAGTGGAAAATACACGTGCGTGGCGACGAACAACGCCGCGAAAGTTAATCATACCGCTGAACTTTTGGTAAAAGTTCCACCCCAGTGGATCTTTGAGCCACAGGACGTGGCAAGTTTGCTAGGCAATCCCTTGAACGTACATTGCGAAGCGAAAGGTTTTCCACCGCCGCGTATTACATGGCTTCGCGGACGAGGAAGAACCTCCAATGATTATCAACCGTTGATCGACGGTCTCGATGGCAGGATAACTATTTTGCCAAATGGGTCATTGTGGACAGCGTCAGCTGGACCACAGGACGAAGGACATTATTTGTGCCGAGCCAATAATGGCATTGGATTGGGGCTCAGTAAAGTTATCTACGTTTCAGTCAACG AACCAGCAAGATTCGAATTACAGAGTAAAAACGTGACTATAAGAAGAGGCGAGTCGGTGACACTCGACTGTACCGTCATCGGTGACAATCCCATCGAGGTGCAATGGTTACACAACAATGATCGACTCGATACGAATGCTCACAGGCTGAGTATAAGCCAAGTCAAAACGGATAATGGATTAAAGTCGCAGTTATCAATCGGCAGCAGCGATAGGCAGGATTCTGGCACTTACAGATGTACAGCGGACAATGCTTTTGGAAGAAGCGAGCATTTAGTTTATTTGGCTGTCCAAG agAGACCCGATCCGCCAACAGCTCTTGAAGTCATTGAGATTGGTTCAAGGTCGATTAGACTCTCCTGGAGAAGGTCTTTCGATGGTAACAGTCCAATCAGAAATTACGTTATACAGTACCGAGCAATGATCCACGGTGGCGTCGACGAGTGGGATCCCTCGAAAACTCACAACGTCACTTTCACACCGGGATCTTCGGGCCTCGCTGCCTCAGCCAATCCAACATCGAATG gaGTTCCACGATACGATTCGAACGGCGATGACCAAGAAATCGCTCTCGTGTCTGGTTTGCATCCCGCTGTTACTTACACGTTTCGAATATTTGCGATAAACTCCATCGATGCGAGCGAACCGACAGATCCGGTAGTGGCCAAGACTCAAGAAGAAg CTCCAACGGATCCACCACAGAATGTAAAAGTTCAATCCGCTGGACCAGGCGAATTGATCGTCCATTGGCAG CCACCACCCAAAGAATCTTGCAACGGTGATCTTCTCGGCTATATCGTTACATGGTCGGAATATTCCTCGTCGACATCAGCGGGTGTTAATCAGAGCAAAAGCCTCACTGTCAATGGTTGGGCAACTACCAAAGTACAACTTACGGGCCTCAGAAAATTCACTAAATACGACATATCGATCAGGGCCTTTAACAGCATCGCCAGTGGACCAGCAAGTCCTTCGATCGTTGGCACAACTCAGGAAGGAG TTCCGGAGGCCCCACCAACACAAGTAACCTGCACTCCTTTATCTTCGCAAAGCGTAAAAGTAGCTTGGAGCGCACCACCGGCTCACCTGCACGGTGGAATAATTCAGGGATACAAAGTTTCGTACAGGCCTGTTCCAACTGACAACA TGGAAATCTCTACTGTTGGTGATATCAAGAGAATATCGAACGAAGAAACGTTCCTTCACACTTTGTACAAGTATACAAATTATTCCATAAGAGTATTGGCATACACTGGAGCAGGGGACGGAGTTTTGAGTCCACCGATATTCTGCACGACTGAAGAAGATG TTCCCGGTCCACCAGCCGGAATAAAAGCACTCGCGTTAACAGCTGACAGTATATTGGTTTCGTGGCTTCCTCCATTACAACCAAACGGTCAAGTTTCACAATATACGGTTTACAGCAAAGAGGCTGGTGCTAGCAGACACAATTCTCATACGATGCATGAACCTCCGACTCTTCCTACGGACACGCTAACGATGGAACTTCGTGGTTTAACGGAACGACAACTTTACGAATTTTGGGTTTCTGCTACGACCGGACTCGGCGAAGGAGAACCCACGCCTATAGTCACTCAGACGACGAATACTCGAG CACCGGCTCGCGTGGCATCTTTCTCGCAGCTTTTGCGAAGAGCTGTCAAATCTTCCGTAACACTCTCATGCTTAGTCGTGGGTAATCCAACTCCTCAACCAATATGGACCCACAGAAATAGTCAAATTTCTACCGGGCGCCACTACGAGATCACCGATGATGGTCATCTTAATATTCAcg GCCTGGAACAATCGATCGCCGGGAATTATACATGTTCGGCGAGCAATCTTTTCGGCGACGATTCAATAACTTATACACTTGTCGTCGTCATGCCTCCTCGCGCACCCGTCCTCGAATTGCAATACACCACAACTCATAGCATCAAATTTCGATGGAATCATCCGGAAAACGGCGGTGCTACGATACAGGGTTATGTACTTAGCTATAAAAAGGACCAAGGTGGCTGGGAAGAAATAGCACTTTCACCTGAACAAACCGAATTTACACTAAGCGGTTTGAAATGCGGATCTTCGTATCTTGCTCATCTTACGGCACACAACAGAGTCGGGACGGGTGATCCGAGTCCATTGATCAGTGCCACAACCAAGGGAACCG CACCTCCACTGCCAAAAGAGCGCGAAATAGTCGCAGTGAATTCAACGTCAGTTCGGCTAAATCTGTTATCATGGCCGAACGGAGGTTGTCCGATTCAATATTATACGGTGGAGTATCGAAGACGAATAAATACGGAGCCTTGGATATTGGTTGCGAGCAAAGCGACGGAAAATCTCATAATCCGAGATTTGAAACCCGCAGCTTGGTACAGTTTGCGTTTGACGGCGCACAACGACGCGGGTGCGACTCAGACGAAGATGGAATTTGGAACAACGACATTGAGCGGGATCAGCATAGGACCACCGAATGATCTCATAATGGACGACGATACTGTCAGGAATCCTCCgaatcataaaattttatatGTAATAGTTCCTCTCGTTTGTGCaatcgttttgattttttcggcCGTCATTGTTGGCTACGTGATGCTAAAGCGCAACGGCAGAACGAGCTATCTCGCCGAAATGATGCCGGGACAACAACAACAAGCGGGTCTTGGAATTGGCCAACAAGCTCAACATCAATCCCATCATCACATGTCCAGCTGCATGTCCACTGTCCAATTAAAATCGACTGCGGAACGCGATAACCGACGTAATCATCAAGTCTACACAAGTTCACCAGTCAAACAGGATAATCACAAGTCCAACAATGATCACGGTTCAGAAATGTATGAAATTAGTCCTTATGCAACATTCAGTGTACCTGGACGTGAGAATCGATCGGTTACTACAGCCACCCTCGATTACACAATGCAATTCAAAACTTTTGGACATCTCGAAAACGAGGATATCAACACTATCGATTACGAAAGATCCAGCGTTGATTTCGAgag ATCAAAGACTCCAAGATGGCATAAACAACGTTATTTTCCGAGTATTGCCGAGGCAGAAAGCAAGATGCGTTCAAGCCGCCAAGGCTCGGGGAGTGACACTTCCGGAAGTCCTTGCGGCGAGTGCGCTGGACCAAGCTACAGAGTTCCGGTCAAACCTTGCAGag ATGTTTTCTCGCGCGGTGTCGAATCCAGCACGGAATCGAACAACGAGGGTTCACCATCGCTTGGCAGACGACGTAGTCGACAGCCGAGCCGGTCCACTCGCAG TTCGGTGGAGGACATGACGCTTTTGCCACCGAGCGGATTCAGCGACAGTCGAGAATTGAGCGAGGCGGAATGCGATCGTGATAGCAGAGATTGGCAGAGTTTATCCATTGCAACTCGTCACGGCGGCAGTCTTGGCAGACTCCCCATTGAAGCGGTTGAGACAATGCTCGCAag GTACCAGCAGCGAAAAGAACAAGAGAGGCAAGAATTCACGATACACGTATGA